GATGAGATACACTCTCGCACTTCAGTTTTGTCCAATGTGAATCAATTCTCCGTTAATATAGAAAATATACCCAGACCACATACCTTTTGTTTGGATAGTGGAAATTCTAAAGTGTTGGTTCATACCTAGCTTTCCCCCGCCTGTTCTGTCTTCCACAGATAGCACTCCCTAAGTCATATTCTCCAAGACTTCCTAAGAAACAGAGAAAGTACTGGAAGGAACAGATGACAGAGTGGATACACAGTTACCTGGTGCCCCAATATGCCTTTTCTGGACTGGTTCCTCTACCACTCAGTTGCCATGTGGCTGCTCCTCCAGAGTTTTGTTCTGATGGCCTTTTGTTTCCACTCAGCCACCACTTTTCCCAAGGGGTGTTATCCCTCCACTGAAGATGGCTTCAAAACTTTCCGCTGCAGTAAAGCTCAACTTACAGTTATCCCAAAAGATATACCCAATGATACCAACAAGTTATACTTGGATTATAATCAGATTTCTTTCCTGCCCAATGACGCCTTCCAACATTTGCCACTTCTAGTAGAACTAGACTTGTCCCACAATGTCATAAGTCGCATGGAAGTTGGAGTCTTTAGGAGCTTGTCAGAGAACCTGCATTCACTGGACTTGTCTTCTAACAAGCTAGTGTCAATCAATAAAGATGTCTTCAGTGCACTAAAAGCCAAAGCCAACTTATCCAACAATCCTTGGCTCTGTGACTGCACACTCCAACAGCTGGTTGAAAGAGTAGAGCTGGTTGCTGGTACCTCTGATGGGATTGTGTGTGATGCCTCTGCACGGAAAGAGCACATTGGCAAGCCTTTTCTGCAGTTGATTGGAGACATAGATTTCTGCAACATCTATAAAAAGACCACAGACATCGCCATGTTGGTCACCATGTTCGGCTGGTTCGCCATGGTGATCTCATATTTAATCTACTATGTCCGGCAGAATCAAGAGGATGCCCGACGACACTTAGAGTATCTCAAATCCTTGcccagcaagcagaagaagtcagAAGAGTCATCTACAATTAGCACTGTAGTGTGACCAAAATTAATAATCCTTTCACCCTCACAAATCCCCAGGAAACTATTGTCCATTGGAGTAGATAGGTTTTACATCTACTTTGGGTGGATCATGTCTGCTAGATGCTTGAATGCACAATGGCTGAAGAGACTGTTATTAAACAaagaatgaaaattttaaaagacTTAAGGAGGTAAGGCCTTGCTTATATAAAAGGCCTCACTTACTTTCATTCCTGAGCAATGAAAAAACACAAGTAATCATAAATCATAGCCATGGTTGAATTCACTGGCACAATTCAATGTATGGAATAGTGCCATGTTATGTATCAGTTATTTCTCAGTGCTGCAGTGGAGGCACCGTCACACCCAGACTTTGCAAAACCTCCCAGCTCTCAACCTCTTGTACTATTCCATGGAGGAAGTTCCCACCATATAATGTTCTAGAGATTCCAAGAATCGGGAGTGAGATGATTCTGTTTTCTCTTGTTGTCACAAGGATTTTGCTGCAGCCCTAACTTACTGGAGTCAAAAGCAAACTTCCCCAACCTGGTTCCCACTAATTGTGTTGGGCTTTTAGGAGTTGCCCTACACAGTGGTAGTATTCTAAGTCTTGGGAaggcacaataataataatagtaatagtaataattaaataCTAGAAGACATGCCAGCCTATTATTCATGTGCAAATAATTCCAAATTCAAATACTGATCCTTTGAACACACAGTTGATAACCATTGTTGAGTTTCCTCTCCAATGCTTCATatcaatatgttttttaaaaaattaaataaatatttttcttatttgcaGGAATCTATTAGTATATTAAGTAtagagggagggacagaaagaAGGGTCAAAGAATATTTTAAGCCATTCTTGCCAATTTTACTGCTTTTGTAAGATTCTTTATGGGGCCTATTTAGAAATGGAAAATCTCAATTGAAGTGATGcagcaaaaattcagaaaacaacACAAAGAAAACATTCATAATCACCTTGATTCAGAGAACAACAGGAACAGCAGAAGCTGTAGACAAGATATCTGCTTCTGCAAACAGTTCAGCTATCTTTGAAGTTACATTCACAGCTACTTTGTGTGTAGGGGAAGAGGCAGCATGTGATTTCACCTGCTTCAAAACTTCTTTGCCCAGTACATGGCTTGGTGAAATCTTGTCCTAGGTAAGAACCTTGTCTGCAGGTCTGTGTTCTAAGAAAATGAAAGCTGCCATGCTGTGACTTCACTTAATCAAGGTGTGATTATTCTTTTCACTCATTTTCTTTCTCGTTACAAAATGGTTGCATCATGACACTAGTGATAGAGGACTTCAAAAAGCCTAACAGTTGAGAGCTTGGTTCATTCTGATGAAATAACTTAGAAAATAATAACTATTACACAGAAATCATCAACCAATAGCCAACATTATTTAGCTGGGCACCTATAAGCAACATATGTCACATGACCAAGAAATGTATAGcagttgtcatttttttttcttctcaaggGGAACACTGCACATTTTCTTTGGCTAAATTTTCTGGACTTAAAAAATGTGGAAATTCAAACACAAGTCAGTAGTTTTTAAAATGGgtcaatttttaaatataatctgTAGCAATAGCTGGATATCCATTTTGCTGGAATGCTTCACTTCTGCTCATGAATATGGACTTACGGATCACTAATATAAATATTTGGATAAGTAGTCAAACATGAAATGGAGGATACATCTACAATATATGtaaggtatagaatagaataatgaggaTTATGTTCTtcaatacctttttttaaaaacaaaacattctaGAATCAAATACGAGAATAATTTAATTGGATTCCAAAAGAGCATTGCTTTCTTTCCATTTGTCAGAACCAAAAATACGAATctgtgaaatggaagaaaggggtgggggagggagagccaTTCACATCTTGCATTTTGTT
Above is a window of Ahaetulla prasina isolate Xishuangbanna chromosome 4, ASM2864084v1, whole genome shotgun sequence DNA encoding:
- the LRRC3C gene encoding leucine-rich repeat-containing protein 3C; translated protein: MPFLDWFLYHSVAMWLLLQSFVLMAFCFHSATTFPKGCYPSTEDGFKTFRCSKAQLTVIPKDIPNDTNKLYLDYNQISFLPNDAFQHLPLLVELDLSHNVISRMEVGVFRSLSENLHSLDLSSNKLVSINKDVFSALKAKANLSNNPWLCDCTLQQLVERVELVAGTSDGIVCDASARKEHIGKPFLQLIGDIDFCNIYKKTTDIAMLVTMFGWFAMVISYLIYYVRQNQEDARRHLEYLKSLPSKQKKSEESSTISTVV